A window of the Motilibacter rhizosphaerae genome harbors these coding sequences:
- the codA gene encoding cytosine deaminase → MLLRGARLPGVPELVDLAVQDGRFVEPDGSPAQVLDLAGRLVTPPLVEPHIHLDAVLTVGQPRPNVSGSLFEGIAVWAERVATLSVDDVLARTRQVLRWQLAHGVQHVRTHVDVCDPELRALRALVELREEARGLVDLQIVAFPQQGVLGFAGGEALMRKAVALGADVVGGIPHYELTREDGVASVQFAFALAEEHGLRVDIHCDETDDDHARFVEVMAAETIKRGMSGRVTASHTTAMGSYGAAYAYRLIRNIARAGLHMTVNPLDNAVLQGRFDTGPVRRGLTRVKELQAAGVNVAVGHDSVMDPWYPLGSGDPMQAAFVLAHIGHLSGDEELRRLVSMVTTAPAAALGLADYGIRLGGPADLVVHDATSEAEALRLQPRRFAVLRDGKVVARTEPAQSRVVWHGDEEAVDFRPR, encoded by the coding sequence CTGCTCCTCCGGGGCGCCCGCCTCCCGGGCGTCCCGGAGCTCGTCGACCTCGCCGTGCAGGACGGCAGGTTCGTCGAGCCCGACGGCAGTCCGGCGCAGGTCCTCGACCTGGCCGGCCGGCTGGTGACCCCGCCGCTCGTCGAGCCGCACATCCACCTCGATGCCGTGCTCACCGTCGGCCAGCCCCGGCCCAACGTCTCCGGCTCGCTGTTCGAGGGGATCGCCGTCTGGGCCGAGCGGGTCGCCACCCTCTCCGTCGACGACGTGCTGGCGCGTACGCGGCAGGTCCTCCGCTGGCAGCTCGCCCACGGCGTCCAGCACGTCCGCACGCACGTCGACGTCTGCGACCCCGAGCTCCGCGCGCTGCGGGCACTGGTCGAGCTGCGCGAGGAGGCGCGGGGGCTCGTCGACCTGCAGATCGTCGCCTTCCCGCAGCAGGGCGTCCTCGGCTTCGCGGGCGGGGAAGCGCTGATGCGCAAGGCGGTCGCGCTCGGCGCCGACGTCGTCGGGGGCATCCCGCACTACGAGCTCACCCGCGAGGACGGTGTGGCGAGCGTGCAGTTCGCCTTCGCGCTCGCCGAGGAGCACGGGCTGCGGGTCGACATCCACTGCGACGAGACCGACGACGACCACGCGCGCTTCGTCGAGGTCATGGCCGCCGAGACGATCAAGCGCGGCATGTCCGGGCGGGTCACCGCCAGCCACACCACGGCGATGGGCTCCTACGGCGCGGCCTACGCGTACCGCCTCATCCGCAACATCGCCCGCGCCGGCCTGCACATGACGGTCAACCCGCTCGACAACGCCGTGCTGCAGGGGCGCTTCGACACCGGACCGGTGCGCCGTGGGCTCACCCGGGTCAAGGAGCTGCAGGCGGCCGGGGTCAACGTCGCGGTCGGGCACGACTCGGTGATGGACCCGTGGTACCCCCTCGGCTCCGGCGACCCGATGCAGGCGGCGTTCGTGCTCGCCCACATCGGCCACCTCAGCGGGGACGAGGAGCTGCGGCGGCTGGTCTCCATGGTGACCACCGCGCCGGCAGCGGCCCTCGGGCTCGCGGACTACGGCATCCGCCTCGGCGGCCCGGCCGACCTCGTGGTGCACGACGCCACCTCGGAGGCGGAGGCGCTGCGGCTGCAGCCGCGCCGCTTCGCCGTGCTGCGCGACGGGAAGGTCGTGGCGCGGACGGAGCCGGCGCAGAGCAGGGTCGTGTGGCACGGGGACGAGGAGGCGGTGGACTTCCGTCCCCGTTGA
- a CDS encoding Rieske 2Fe-2S domain-containing protein encodes MSWTPVARSADVGTEPRQVRVGGREWVLVRLEPDGPATLLPALCPHRRVPLVTGSVAGGRLQCAYHGWEFDAAGTCTLVPSLGHDRVPPRASLPPGPPVREVDGAVEVLLDAEDTEAEQEIPGLGNEDPALLRAWHPIALSTEVGAAHEVRLLGRTWSLSRSGTGLRAEPEPYALAERWGLVWLAPEEPLVPLFDEPDAEDAAYAGAWLPPDRTPAPAGFVADNFLDVAHFPFVHTGTFGSEAATVVEAYDVLPEPGGFRSVQEQWFENPEDPGVAAGLRPLRQRRRATYVYRAPFQLVLRLEELDVGAVKTILFFAQPESADSTRIYTKMLLHDIGGLGEPTPQVVANEVAFEQAVLAEDLALQETLTLRVLPLDLKDEMHVRADRLGVALRRELLAFVRAAA; translated from the coding sequence GTGAGCTGGACGCCGGTCGCCCGCAGCGCCGACGTGGGGACCGAGCCGCGGCAGGTACGCGTCGGCGGGCGGGAGTGGGTGCTCGTGCGGCTCGAGCCGGACGGCCCGGCGACGCTGCTCCCGGCGCTCTGCCCGCACCGCCGCGTACCCCTGGTGACCGGCAGCGTCGCGGGCGGCCGGCTGCAGTGCGCCTACCACGGATGGGAGTTCGACGCGGCCGGCACGTGCACGCTCGTCCCGTCGCTCGGGCACGACCGCGTACCCCCTCGGGCGTCGCTGCCGCCCGGGCCGCCGGTCCGCGAGGTGGACGGCGCGGTCGAGGTCCTGCTCGACGCGGAGGACACGGAGGCGGAGCAGGAGATCCCCGGGCTGGGCAACGAGGATCCCGCGCTGCTGCGCGCCTGGCACCCGATCGCGCTCTCCACCGAGGTCGGTGCCGCGCACGAGGTGCGGCTGCTCGGCCGGACGTGGTCCCTCTCCCGGTCGGGGACCGGGCTGCGCGCGGAGCCCGAGCCGTACGCGCTGGCGGAGCGCTGGGGGCTCGTCTGGCTCGCGCCAGAGGAACCGCTCGTGCCGCTGTTCGACGAGCCCGATGCGGAGGACGCGGCGTACGCCGGTGCCTGGCTCCCGCCGGACCGGACACCAGCACCGGCCGGGTTCGTCGCGGACAACTTCCTCGACGTCGCGCACTTCCCGTTCGTGCACACGGGGACCTTCGGCTCCGAGGCGGCGACGGTCGTCGAGGCGTACGACGTCCTGCCCGAGCCCGGCGGCTTCCGCAGCGTGCAGGAGCAGTGGTTCGAGAACCCCGAGGACCCCGGCGTGGCGGCGGGCTTGCGTCCGCTGCGCCAGCGCCGACGGGCGACCTACGTCTACCGCGCGCCGTTCCAGCTGGTGCTGCGCCTCGAGGAGCTCGACGTGGGCGCGGTGAAGACGATCCTCTTCTTCGCCCAGCCGGAGTCCGCGGACAGCACGCGGATCTACACCAAGATGCTGCTGCACGACATCGGCGGGCTGGGCGAGCCGACGCCCCAGGTCGTCGCCAACGAGGTCGCCTTCGAGCAGGCCGTCCTCGCCGAGGACCTCGCGCTGCAGGAGACGCTGACCCTGCGGGTGCTCCCGCTCGACCTGAAGGACGAGATGCACGTGCGGGCTGACCGCCTCGGCGTGGCCCTCCGCCGCGAACTGCTGGCGTTCGTCCGGGCCGCAGCGTGA
- a CDS encoding purine-cytosine permease family protein, with protein sequence MTATAAPGSDLAGVDLLELREGSYGTRIAAVEPGGAEAVPPGERHGTPVQLLWTWMSPNLEFATVFVGVIGVAFFGLTFWEAASAIVVGSALGGVTQGILSARGPEYGVPQMILSRIPFGWFGNLLPAGLNAVTAGIGWFAVNSVSGALALASLTSLPDWLCLVVVVIAQLAVAFLGHNMVHAFERWAFPVLGIVFAVTTVVILSKSHPGASGHHGGIGGWLVLLGATFGYAAGWNPYAADYTRYLPRDVSKAKVAVYAGLGVFISCTVLEIAGAASMTIGGAGDGSPTSQFVAHLPTWLGKLTLLCIALGAVSANAINIYSGAISFLALGIKLPLSLRRAIVAVGFGTIGFILALTSLDDAGEKYEDFLLVIAYWIGPWLGVYFTDWFLRRRQQVAGLLFNQRHNPFAGWVAMAVGMAVSIGLFSNQTKYKAPLPSHHPALGDLTFEVGFAVAALLYAAIATVEARRTVRLPA encoded by the coding sequence ATGACCGCGACGGCTGCGCCGGGGAGCGACCTGGCCGGGGTGGACCTGCTGGAGCTGCGGGAGGGCTCGTACGGCACGAGGATCGCCGCCGTCGAGCCCGGGGGCGCGGAGGCCGTGCCCCCCGGCGAGCGGCACGGGACGCCCGTCCAGCTGCTCTGGACCTGGATGTCGCCGAACCTCGAGTTCGCGACCGTCTTCGTCGGCGTCATCGGCGTCGCGTTCTTCGGGCTGACGTTCTGGGAGGCGGCCTCCGCGATCGTCGTCGGCTCCGCGCTGGGCGGGGTCACGCAGGGCATCCTGTCCGCGCGCGGGCCGGAGTACGGCGTGCCGCAGATGATCCTCAGCCGGATCCCGTTCGGCTGGTTCGGCAACCTCCTCCCCGCCGGGCTCAACGCCGTCACGGCCGGCATCGGCTGGTTCGCGGTCAACAGCGTCAGCGGGGCGCTCGCCCTGGCCTCGCTGACGAGCCTGCCCGACTGGCTCTGCCTCGTCGTCGTGGTGATCGCCCAGCTGGCCGTGGCGTTCCTCGGGCACAACATGGTCCACGCCTTCGAGCGCTGGGCGTTCCCCGTGCTCGGCATCGTCTTCGCGGTGACGACCGTCGTCATCCTCAGCAAGTCCCACCCCGGCGCTTCCGGACACCACGGCGGCATCGGCGGCTGGCTCGTGCTGCTGGGTGCGACCTTCGGCTACGCCGCGGGCTGGAACCCCTACGCGGCCGACTACACCCGCTACCTGCCGCGCGACGTGAGCAAGGCCAAGGTCGCGGTGTACGCCGGGCTGGGGGTCTTCATCTCCTGCACGGTCCTCGAGATCGCCGGTGCCGCCTCCATGACGATCGGCGGTGCGGGGGACGGCAGCCCGACCTCGCAGTTCGTCGCGCACCTGCCGACGTGGCTGGGGAAGCTCACGCTGCTCTGCATCGCGCTCGGCGCTGTCTCGGCCAACGCCATCAACATCTACTCCGGCGCGATCTCGTTCCTCGCCCTGGGCATCAAGCTCCCGCTCTCGCTGCGCCGCGCGATCGTCGCCGTGGGCTTCGGGACGATCGGCTTCATCCTCGCGCTGACCTCGCTCGACGACGCCGGGGAGAAGTACGAGGACTTCCTGCTCGTCATCGCCTACTGGATCGGGCCGTGGCTCGGCGTGTACTTCACGGACTGGTTCCTGCGCCGCCGCCAGCAGGTGGCTGGCCTGCTGTTCAACCAGCGCCACAACCCCTTCGCGGGCTGGGTGGCCATGGCCGTCGGCATGGCGGTCTCGATCGGGCTGTTCAGCAACCAGACGAAGTACAAGGCTCCGCTGCCGAGCCACCACCCCGCGCTCGGCGACCTGACCTTCGAGGTGGGCTTCGCCGTCGCCGCCCTGCTGTACGCCGCGATCGCCACCGTGGAGGCGCGGCGGACGGTCCGGCTGCCGGCGTGA
- a CDS encoding urease subunit gamma produces the protein MRLTPHEQERLMVSYAADLALRRKARGVKLNAPESTAVIASFLLEGARDGRTVTDLMEAGRHVLAREDVMSGVPEMLDEVQVEATFPDGTKLVTVHHPIP, from the coding sequence ATGCGGCTCACCCCCCACGAGCAGGAGCGCCTGATGGTGTCGTACGCCGCGGACCTCGCGCTGCGGCGCAAGGCCCGCGGGGTCAAGCTCAACGCCCCCGAGTCCACGGCCGTCATCGCCTCGTTCCTCCTCGAGGGAGCCCGCGACGGGCGCACGGTGACCGACCTCATGGAGGCCGGCCGGCACGTGCTGGCCCGCGAGGACGTGATGAGCGGGGTGCCCGAGATGCTCGACGAGGTGCAGGTCGAGGCGACCTTCCCCGACGGCACCAAGCTCGTCACCGTCCACCACCCCATCCCGTGA
- a CDS encoding urease subunit beta: MLPGEILHAEGPVVINAGRPVLSLVVENTGDRPVQVGSHYHFAAANPALAFDRDAAWGHRLDVPAGTAVRFEPGVTREVDLVPLAGRRVVPGLRLESAGPLDGARDGSGDRG; encoded by the coding sequence GTGCTGCCAGGCGAGATCCTCCACGCCGAGGGGCCGGTCGTCATCAACGCCGGACGGCCCGTCCTCTCGCTCGTCGTCGAGAACACCGGGGACCGGCCCGTCCAGGTCGGGTCGCACTACCACTTCGCCGCCGCCAACCCGGCCCTCGCCTTCGACCGCGACGCGGCATGGGGCCACCGGCTCGACGTGCCGGCGGGGACGGCGGTCCGCTTCGAGCCGGGCGTCACCCGCGAGGTCGACCTGGTGCCCCTCGCCGGACGCCGGGTCGTGCCCGGGCTGCGCCTCGAGTCCGCCGGCCCGCTGGACGGCGCGCGCGACGGGAGCGGCGACCGTGGCTGA
- a CDS encoding urease subunit alpha encodes MAEIERSRYSVLLGPTVGDRIRLGDTDLLIEIEEDRSFGPGGGDEVVFGGGKVIRESMGQSAATRAEGAPDLVITGVVVLDHWGVVKADVGVRDGRIVAIGKAGNPDTMDGVHPDLVIGPSTEILGGNGKILTAGTIDCHVHLISPNQLPEAIASGVTTIIGGGTGPVEGTKATTVTPGSWWLARMLESLDDWPINVVLLGKGNTVSLESMREQALAGAGGFKLHEDWGSTPAAIDACLRACDELGLQAALHTDTLNEAGFVEDTLAAIAGRGIHAYHTEGAGGGHAPDIITVAGYPNVLPSSTNPTRPHTRNTLAEHLDMLMVCHHLNPAVPEDLAFAESRIRPSTIAAEDVLHDMGAIAMIGSDSQAMGRIGEVATRTWQTAHVMKQRRGSLPGDGGSDNLRARRYVAKYTICPAVAHGLEKEVGSVEVGKLADLVLWEPAYFGVRPQLVLKGGVVSWAQMGDGNASIPTPQPVLPRPMWGAQPTTASATSVHFVAPAAIDGGLADRLAVRRRLVPLEDVRARGKADMPLNDALPRIEVDADTFTVRIDGDVVEEHPVTELPLAQRYSLF; translated from the coding sequence GTGGCTGAGATCGAGCGCTCGCGCTACTCCGTCCTGCTCGGCCCGACCGTCGGCGACCGCATCCGGCTCGGCGACACCGACCTGCTCATCGAGATCGAGGAGGACCGCAGCTTCGGTCCCGGCGGCGGCGACGAGGTCGTCTTCGGTGGTGGCAAGGTCATCCGCGAGTCCATGGGCCAGAGCGCGGCGACCCGCGCCGAAGGGGCTCCCGACCTCGTCATCACCGGCGTCGTCGTGCTCGACCACTGGGGCGTCGTCAAGGCCGACGTGGGGGTGCGCGACGGCCGGATCGTCGCCATCGGCAAGGCGGGCAACCCCGACACGATGGACGGCGTGCACCCGGACCTCGTCATCGGTCCGAGCACCGAGATCCTCGGCGGCAACGGCAAGATCCTCACTGCCGGCACCATCGACTGCCACGTCCACCTCATCAGCCCCAACCAGCTCCCCGAGGCGATCGCGTCCGGCGTGACGACGATCATCGGCGGCGGCACCGGTCCGGTCGAGGGCACCAAGGCCACGACCGTCACGCCCGGCTCCTGGTGGCTCGCCCGGATGCTCGAGTCCCTCGACGACTGGCCGATCAACGTCGTCCTGCTGGGCAAGGGCAACACCGTCAGCCTCGAGTCGATGCGCGAGCAGGCGCTGGCCGGAGCGGGCGGCTTCAAGCTGCACGAGGACTGGGGCTCGACCCCCGCGGCCATCGACGCGTGCCTGCGCGCGTGCGACGAGCTCGGGCTGCAGGCTGCGCTGCACACCGACACCCTCAACGAGGCCGGATTCGTGGAGGACACGCTCGCGGCGATCGCCGGACGGGGCATCCACGCGTACCACACGGAGGGAGCGGGCGGCGGGCACGCGCCCGACATCATCACGGTGGCGGGCTACCCCAACGTGCTGCCCTCCTCGACCAACCCGACCCGGCCGCACACGCGCAACACCCTGGCCGAGCACCTCGACATGCTCATGGTGTGCCACCACCTGAACCCCGCCGTGCCCGAGGACCTGGCGTTCGCCGAGTCCCGCATCCGGCCGTCGACCATCGCGGCGGAGGACGTGCTGCACGACATGGGCGCGATCGCGATGATCGGCTCGGACTCGCAGGCGATGGGCCGCATCGGCGAGGTCGCGACGCGCACGTGGCAGACCGCGCACGTGATGAAGCAGCGGCGCGGCTCGCTCCCGGGCGATGGCGGTTCGGACAACCTGCGGGCGCGGCGCTACGTCGCGAAGTACACGATCTGCCCGGCCGTCGCGCACGGCCTGGAGAAGGAGGTCGGCTCGGTCGAGGTGGGCAAGCTCGCCGACCTCGTGCTGTGGGAGCCGGCGTACTTCGGCGTGCGCCCGCAGCTCGTGCTCAAGGGCGGCGTCGTCTCGTGGGCGCAGATGGGCGACGGCAACGCGTCGATCCCGACGCCGCAGCCGGTCCTGCCCCGCCCGATGTGGGGGGCGCAGCCCACGACGGCCTCGGCGACCTCGGTGCACTTCGTCGCGCCCGCGGCCATCGACGGAGGGCTCGCCGACCGCCTGGCCGTACGCCGACGCCTGGTCCCGTTGGAGGACGTGCGAGCCCGGGGCAAGGCCGACATGCCGCTCAACGACGCGCTGCCGCGCATCGAGGTCGACGCCGACACCTTCACCGTGCGCATCGACGGCGACGTCGTCGAGGAGCACCCGGTCACCGAGCTGCCGCTGGCCCAGCGGTACTCCCTCTTCTGA
- a CDS encoding urease accessory protein UreF: MALAALLVLADGRMPSGGHVHSSGVETAVARGLVDGVPSLQRFLRDRLTSGGLVAASLAAAACSGWSAELLDAEADARTPVPALREASRSQGRALLRAASAAWPSPSYAAAGARPHLPVILGLAAAAGGCTPTEAAAAAAHTSVTGPASAAVRLLGLDPIAVHAVLAALAPEVDEVARTAVHAVEQGFLGRRSSPLLDILGAAHGCAADRGEVTLFAS; encoded by the coding sequence ATGGCGCTCGCCGCCCTGCTCGTGCTCGCCGACGGCCGCATGCCGTCCGGCGGGCACGTGCACTCCTCCGGCGTCGAGACCGCCGTCGCGCGCGGGCTCGTCGACGGAGTGCCGTCGCTGCAGCGCTTCCTCCGCGACCGACTCACGTCCGGAGGGCTCGTCGCCGCCTCGCTCGCCGCCGCCGCGTGCAGCGGGTGGTCGGCCGAGCTGCTCGACGCCGAGGCCGACGCGCGTACGCCCGTGCCGGCACTGCGCGAGGCCTCCCGCAGCCAGGGCCGCGCGCTGCTGCGGGCGGCGTCGGCCGCCTGGCCCAGCCCGTCGTACGCCGCGGCGGGCGCCCGCCCGCACCTGCCGGTGATCCTCGGTCTCGCGGCAGCGGCAGGGGGGTGCACGCCGACCGAGGCGGCGGCCGCGGCCGCCCACACCAGCGTGACCGGTCCGGCCTCCGCCGCCGTCCGCCTGCTGGGGCTGGACCCGATCGCCGTGCACGCCGTGCTCGCCGCCCTCGCGCCAGAGGTCGACGAGGTGGCGCGTACTGCCGTCCACGCTGTGGAGCAGGGCTTCCTGGGCCGCCGGTCCTCGCCGCTGCTCGACATCCTCGGCGCCGCCCACGGCTGCGCCGCTGACAGGGGAGAGGTGACCCTCTTTGCATCGTGA
- the ureG gene encoding urease accessory protein UreG — translation MHRDHELAGDSYFGGAASAPHRHGPLRIGIGGPVGSGKTATVAALCRTLAGEIDLAVVTNDIYTTEDADFLRRNGVLPDERIRAVATGCCPHTAIRDDISANLEAVEGLESAFPGLELVLVESGGDNLTATFSYGLIDLQIFVVDVSGGDKVPRKGGPGVQRSDLLVVNKTDLAPLVGADLGVMDRDAKVQRGDRPVVFQSLREDPSAADVAAWVRAQVSARLAHA, via the coding sequence TTGCATCGTGACCATGAGCTCGCAGGGGACTCGTACTTCGGCGGAGCGGCCTCCGCGCCGCACCGGCACGGCCCGCTCCGCATCGGCATCGGCGGTCCCGTCGGCAGCGGCAAGACCGCGACCGTCGCCGCGCTGTGCCGCACGCTCGCCGGGGAGATCGACCTCGCGGTCGTCACCAACGACATCTACACGACCGAGGATGCGGACTTCCTGCGCCGCAACGGGGTGCTGCCCGATGAGCGCATCCGCGCCGTCGCGACCGGCTGCTGCCCGCACACGGCGATCCGGGACGACATCAGCGCCAACCTCGAGGCGGTGGAGGGGCTCGAGAGCGCCTTCCCCGGGCTCGAGCTCGTGCTCGTCGAGAGCGGCGGGGACAACCTCACCGCGACGTTCTCCTACGGCCTCATCGACCTGCAGATCTTCGTGGTCGACGTGTCCGGCGGGGACAAGGTGCCGCGCAAGGGGGGACCGGGCGTGCAGCGCTCGGACCTGCTGGTGGTCAACAAGACCGACCTCGCTCCCCTGGTCGGCGCCGACCTCGGCGTGATGGACCGCGACGCGAAGGTCCAGCGCGGCGACCGCCCGGTGGTCTTCCAGTCGCTGCGCGAGGACCCGTCCGCCGCCGACGTCGCGGCGTGGGTGCGCGCCCAGGTGTCCGCGCGGCTGGCGCACGCGTGA
- a CDS encoding urease accessory protein UreD — protein MRASATLVAELVHGETRVTTLACEPPLVARTTGPGRIHLVAAAGGPCRGDDLTLHVRVGPGASLEVCSTGATVALRGRVDDASVWRTSIEVAEGATLVWTPEPTVAAAGCRHVADTRVRLAADASLVLREELVTGRTGEDPGGDLTAALRVERAGVAVYDQEMAVGPAAPVLGAYRAVGALVAVGQPAPPAARLLGGLGFVAPLAAPDAWAATAVAPDAAALRRLLSLGVPRQRDVRRGVGPDVPLHELPGQPREAREHC, from the coding sequence GTGAGGGCCTCCGCGACGCTCGTCGCGGAGCTCGTGCACGGCGAGACGCGGGTGACGACGCTGGCCTGCGAGCCGCCGCTCGTCGCCCGCACCACCGGCCCCGGCAGGATCCACCTCGTCGCGGCGGCGGGCGGGCCGTGCCGCGGGGACGACCTCACGCTGCACGTCCGCGTCGGCCCCGGCGCCTCCCTCGAGGTCTGCTCGACGGGCGCGACGGTGGCGCTGCGCGGCCGGGTGGACGACGCGTCGGTCTGGCGCACGTCGATCGAGGTGGCGGAGGGGGCCACCTTGGTCTGGACGCCGGAGCCTACGGTCGCGGCGGCCGGGTGCCGGCACGTCGCCGACACCCGCGTGCGCCTCGCCGCAGACGCGTCGCTGGTGCTCCGCGAGGAGCTCGTCACCGGGCGCACGGGGGAGGACCCGGGCGGCGACCTCACGGCGGCCCTGCGGGTCGAGCGCGCCGGGGTCGCGGTCTACGACCAGGAGATGGCGGTGGGCCCCGCGGCTCCCGTGCTCGGCGCGTACCGCGCTGTCGGGGCGCTGGTCGCGGTCGGGCAGCCGGCTCCTCCGGCGGCGCGGCTGCTCGGCGGTCTGGGGTTCGTCGCGCCGCTGGCGGCGCCCGACGCGTGGGCGGCGACGGCGGTGGCTCCCGACGCCGCGGCGCTGCGCCGCCTGCTATCCCTCGGCGTCCCTCGGCAGCGCGACGTACGCCGCGGCGTCGGCCCCGACGTGCCGCTCCATGAGCTCCCTGGCCAGCCCCGGGAAGCCCGCGAGCACTGCTGA